Proteins encoded together in one Pelagicoccus enzymogenes window:
- a CDS encoding tetratricopeptide repeat protein, with protein sequence MKRLISVAVLVTVSVSASAAGHAGEIDDLRNAVETEDWAKAKSIGEALTGADGGSGEAYYLFGKALIGLKENEAAVAALEKANRLVKDNADYLADYGYALILRGQEMNMFQAGPVYMRAMDQYKAAVKADPDHLGAHIGLSRYYMNAPAIGGGSMKKAKEHAAQIARINPYMGHLEAALIAEKEKRFDDAIAAYDSAIALKSDEAWVYFKRGTLQQANGKVEDARASFEKTLAIDPDHSAAQAALAGLE encoded by the coding sequence ATGAAAAGATTGATTAGTGTAGCGGTCCTCGTGACGGTTTCAGTGTCTGCTAGCGCAGCTGGGCATGCCGGTGAAATAGATGATTTGCGAAATGCTGTAGAAACTGAGGATTGGGCGAAAGCAAAGTCTATTGGCGAAGCGTTGACAGGGGCCGACGGAGGGAGCGGCGAAGCGTATTATCTGTTCGGTAAGGCCCTAATCGGATTGAAGGAAAACGAGGCTGCAGTTGCCGCGTTGGAAAAGGCGAACCGTTTGGTTAAGGACAATGCGGACTATCTTGCAGATTATGGATACGCCTTGATCCTGCGAGGCCAGGAGATGAACATGTTCCAAGCAGGGCCGGTTTACATGCGGGCCATGGACCAATACAAGGCTGCGGTGAAAGCGGATCCTGACCATCTTGGCGCCCACATCGGGCTTTCGCGCTACTACATGAATGCGCCGGCGATCGGCGGTGGCAGCATGAAGAAGGCGAAAGAGCATGCGGCGCAGATCGCCCGCATCAATCCGTACATGGGTCACCTCGAAGCGGCATTGATTGCTGAGAAGGAGAAACGCTTCGACGATGCGATCGCAGCATACGATTCAGCGATCGCTCTTAAGTCCGATGAGGCCTGGGTCTACTTCAAGCGTGGCACCTTGCAGCAAGCGAACGGAAAGGTGGAGGACGCGAGGGCCTCCTTTGAGAAAACCTTGGCGATTGATCCGGATCACTCTGCGGCTCAAGCGGCTTTGGCTGGTTTGGAGTAA
- a CDS encoding ABC transporter permease — translation MSIYPRLLVRDSVRYWKRKPFQALLSVALLALGSAAVAILWTITDTVVRQPLPFPESHELYGIQSVDEKTGEVVNFMALADFRDFRERQESFTGLFGYRSQYLNYKDEFDNTRQLFGARVTRDFADVLKIHTELGTFFSPDDFSSEAARSVVISYELWRKEFGGDREIVGKSIWLDEAAYQVVGVMPKTFNEPSFVNVWTPFPDVTGEYFVRDARYWNVVGRLKPGVSPEAARQELARIADDLEEQFPGTNRRRGATMDSLQTIIVGDYSTPLLLILVAVSLVMFATCLNLANIQLISGLQRRSENGVRQAIGESPKQAMARAFMESCAICFAGCAVGWGLAALFIANIDSVLPAMFLPRLNEVGMTADLAWTIGLIALLSSLSFGLLPAVQVVRANTNDIIKSGESRHGLSRESGRSRAALLVGQIAVAVAILQAALLVVHEYRRLQDLELGFSEDDLVMITVSPGESRMFDLPGLAAFYTEMDQWLESQEEVVESVLSSSPPLAGYDLEFGFQMQGRDLAAEREEAITAVYNTISKDYLDTLDISLVSGRNFSEWDNRESQKVALVNQAFVEKFLVAGEDPMSQQVQIMPWLVPQFRQVVGVVGDYAQTNVTDDPKPMIYVPYEQGPWIFGTFVTRVRNADAFNIERFETLMKQQYPEVGITMETIDSVLERQLSIQSLMYLVFVGFGSATLLLSLFGIGSQMAFNVSERSREWGIRLALGAKIGQLNGLVVRRLVVPLSAGCVIGVGLFAASYRYYQQFGGNLDAFFFGASFLLILVIALASVATTWFVSDRITRSNPQEILRSI, via the coding sequence ATGTCGATTTACCCTCGCCTCCTTGTCCGCGATTCCGTCCGCTACTGGAAACGCAAACCCTTCCAAGCCCTGCTCTCAGTCGCTTTGCTCGCTCTCGGTTCGGCTGCCGTAGCGATTCTCTGGACCATCACCGACACGGTGGTCCGTCAGCCTTTGCCCTTTCCGGAAAGCCATGAGCTCTACGGGATTCAGTCGGTCGACGAAAAGACGGGGGAGGTCGTGAACTTCATGGCATTGGCCGATTTTCGCGACTTCCGCGAGCGGCAGGAGTCCTTTACCGGTTTGTTTGGGTACCGCTCGCAGTATTTGAACTACAAGGACGAGTTCGACAACACGCGGCAGCTTTTCGGGGCGCGCGTGACGAGGGACTTTGCGGACGTGCTAAAGATCCACACCGAACTCGGCACGTTCTTCAGCCCTGACGACTTCTCTTCTGAGGCAGCCCGGTCGGTCGTCATCAGCTATGAGCTCTGGCGAAAGGAGTTCGGTGGAGATCGGGAGATCGTCGGGAAGTCCATCTGGTTGGACGAGGCGGCATACCAGGTCGTGGGCGTGATGCCGAAGACCTTCAACGAGCCGTCCTTCGTTAATGTCTGGACTCCTTTTCCCGATGTCACGGGCGAGTACTTCGTGCGTGACGCTCGCTATTGGAACGTGGTCGGCCGCTTAAAGCCGGGAGTGAGTCCAGAAGCGGCGAGGCAGGAGCTCGCGCGCATCGCTGACGATCTAGAGGAGCAGTTTCCCGGTACCAATCGTCGTCGCGGTGCGACGATGGATTCGTTGCAGACGATCATCGTCGGCGACTATTCGACTCCGCTGCTTTTAATCTTGGTGGCAGTGAGCCTTGTAATGTTCGCGACTTGTTTGAACCTCGCCAACATCCAGTTGATCAGCGGCCTGCAGCGTCGTTCGGAGAATGGGGTGCGGCAGGCGATTGGCGAGAGTCCGAAGCAGGCGATGGCCCGGGCTTTTATGGAGTCGTGCGCGATTTGCTTCGCGGGCTGCGCTGTCGGCTGGGGCTTGGCGGCGCTCTTCATCGCAAATATCGATTCCGTGCTGCCGGCGATGTTTTTGCCGCGCCTCAACGAAGTCGGCATGACGGCGGATCTGGCGTGGACCATCGGCCTGATCGCTCTTCTTTCCAGTCTCAGTTTTGGCCTGCTTCCAGCGGTGCAGGTGGTGCGAGCGAATACCAATGACATCATCAAAAGCGGCGAGTCTCGCCACGGCTTGAGCCGTGAAAGCGGCCGCAGCCGCGCCGCTTTGCTAGTGGGCCAGATAGCGGTAGCAGTAGCAATCTTGCAGGCGGCGTTGCTCGTTGTACACGAGTACCGTCGCTTGCAAGACCTTGAGCTTGGCTTTTCGGAGGACGACTTGGTTATGATCACGGTTTCGCCGGGGGAATCGCGCATGTTCGACTTGCCTGGGCTCGCCGCGTTTTACACGGAGATGGATCAATGGCTTGAGTCTCAGGAGGAAGTGGTCGAAAGCGTGCTGTCTTCCAGTCCTCCGCTGGCCGGATACGATCTTGAATTCGGTTTTCAGATGCAGGGGCGCGATTTGGCGGCTGAACGCGAGGAAGCTATCACGGCAGTTTACAACACCATCAGTAAAGATTATTTGGATACGTTGGACATCTCGCTCGTTTCTGGACGTAACTTTTCGGAGTGGGATAATCGGGAATCCCAGAAAGTCGCTTTGGTCAATCAAGCATTTGTGGAAAAGTTCCTGGTTGCGGGCGAAGATCCGATGAGTCAGCAGGTGCAAATCATGCCATGGCTGGTACCTCAGTTTCGCCAGGTGGTCGGCGTGGTGGGTGACTATGCCCAAACGAATGTGACGGACGACCCGAAGCCCATGATATACGTTCCTTACGAGCAGGGACCATGGATCTTCGGCACCTTTGTCACGCGTGTACGAAACGCTGATGCGTTCAACATTGAGCGTTTTGAGACGCTTATGAAACAGCAATATCCGGAAGTGGGAATCACCATGGAAACGATAGATTCCGTGCTTGAACGGCAGCTTTCCATACAGTCGCTGATGTATTTGGTATTTGTCGGCTTTGGGAGCGCGACACTGTTGCTGTCGCTCTTCGGCATTGGCTCGCAAATGGCGTTCAACGTATCGGAACGTTCTCGGGAGTGGGGGATCCGATTGGCGCTCGGCGCAAAAATTGGTCAGCTCAATGGATTGGTGGTACGGCGATTGGTCGTTCCTCTGTCGGCGGGCTGCGTGATCGGCGTTGGGCTATTCGCTGCGAGCTATCGCTACTATCAACAGTTTGGAGGAAATCTCGATGCCTTCTTCTTCGGGGCGAGCTTCCTTTTGATCCTCGTCATCGCGTTGGCCAGCGTGGCGACCACTTGGTTCGTCTCGGATCGCATCACCCGCTCGAATCCGCAGGAGATCCTGCGGTCGATCTGA
- a CDS encoding response regulator transcription factor, whose amino-acid sequence MSDRIRIVLADDQSLFLEGLRTLLSLDESLEIVGDCANGQEALEACRRLKPSIVLMDLNMPIMDGVAATKAIKQELPEVNVLTLTTFDDDERVFEALKAGASGYLLKDTPSKQLVDAIRTVSAGESFLQPSIASKVLAEFSRMSAPAATEKKAVKLLEPLSVREEEVLVWLSRGCSNKEIAGHLSLAEGTVKNHVSNVLGKLGVLDRTQAALMARDLGLI is encoded by the coding sequence ATGAGCGATCGCATCAGAATAGTATTGGCTGACGACCAGTCCTTGTTTCTCGAAGGTTTGAGGACATTGTTGTCCCTTGACGAATCGCTGGAAATCGTAGGCGATTGCGCCAACGGGCAAGAAGCCTTGGAGGCTTGTCGAAGGCTCAAACCTTCGATCGTTTTGATGGACCTGAATATGCCGATTATGGATGGGGTAGCAGCGACGAAGGCGATCAAGCAGGAACTGCCCGAGGTGAACGTCCTGACGCTCACTACCTTTGACGACGACGAGCGGGTTTTCGAGGCTTTGAAGGCGGGAGCGTCCGGCTACCTTTTGAAGGATACGCCGTCGAAGCAGCTGGTTGACGCGATTCGAACGGTCAGCGCGGGGGAGTCCTTCCTGCAGCCGTCGATTGCCTCTAAGGTTTTGGCGGAGTTTTCCCGCATGTCTGCGCCAGCTGCTACGGAAAAGAAGGCAGTCAAGCTGCTGGAACCGCTTTCGGTAAGAGAGGAGGAGGTGCTTGTTTGGCTTTCGCGTGGATGCAGCAACAAGGAGATCGCAGGGCACCTCTCGCTGGCGGAAGGCACCGTCAAGAACCACGTTTCGAACGTGCTCGGCAAGCTGGGGGTTTTGGATCGGACTCAAGCGGCATTGATGGCCCGCGACTTGGGCTTGATCTGA
- a CDS encoding sensor histidine kinase, translating to MVKSEIGAPVCEETGAGAEAERVERNNNYIFAIFGGCLMLLSLVLPFAYAKKELSAGLTILQVLLWAVFCAAWLRQGYLVERAGIGFNAGDAALKSESPSRLQEILLFLLVFGPSCFAYIYVTQLNTAYFGFNYVLMFVVAGFATLIFPLWLAAAYLLYQCLAWVLVGRVMWGGWMNLADVVTMISGYFFSAMMFYIFRRERNSRSRAFALSVELDRANEKLRAFSRQVEELAATQERNRIAREIHDTIGHSLTVVNMQLETAKALLSSDREKAAAFLDKAQEVTKRGLAEVRSSVASLRASPLDGMPLHRALEALLKSSFGPAIQLDFELVEGDEAMPAASESALYRCAQEALTNVRKHADASQVSLSLDLSERQKVRLEVCDNGKGCSGTSGGFGIMGIRERIQLLDGEVSFYTSPGNGFRLSISLPR from the coding sequence ATGGTTAAGAGCGAGATAGGTGCGCCGGTTTGCGAGGAAACCGGAGCGGGGGCGGAAGCGGAACGGGTGGAGCGTAACAACAACTACATTTTCGCTATTTTTGGTGGCTGCCTGATGTTGCTCTCGCTCGTTTTGCCGTTCGCCTATGCGAAGAAGGAGCTGAGCGCTGGCCTGACGATTTTGCAGGTGCTGCTATGGGCGGTGTTTTGCGCTGCTTGGTTGAGACAGGGCTACTTGGTGGAGAGGGCGGGAATCGGTTTTAATGCTGGCGACGCTGCCCTGAAATCGGAATCTCCTTCGCGTTTGCAAGAGATCCTGCTGTTCCTGCTGGTCTTCGGGCCGAGCTGTTTCGCCTACATTTATGTGACCCAGCTCAACACTGCGTATTTCGGATTCAACTACGTTCTGATGTTCGTGGTAGCGGGCTTCGCTACTCTCATTTTTCCGCTCTGGCTTGCAGCCGCGTACTTGTTGTACCAATGCCTCGCTTGGGTTTTGGTAGGACGGGTGATGTGGGGCGGATGGATGAATTTGGCGGATGTGGTTACCATGATATCTGGCTATTTTTTCTCGGCGATGATGTTCTACATCTTTCGCCGCGAGCGGAACTCTCGCAGTCGGGCCTTTGCCCTCTCGGTCGAGTTGGACAGGGCGAACGAAAAGCTTCGAGCGTTCAGCCGGCAAGTCGAAGAGCTGGCCGCCACCCAAGAGCGGAACCGGATTGCTCGAGAAATTCACGATACTATCGGGCATTCGCTCACGGTGGTGAACATGCAGCTGGAAACGGCGAAGGCCTTGCTGAGCAGCGATCGAGAGAAGGCGGCTGCTTTTTTGGACAAAGCCCAGGAAGTGACGAAGCGAGGGCTGGCTGAGGTACGTTCCTCGGTGGCCTCCTTGAGGGCGTCTCCGCTTGACGGAATGCCGTTGCATCGGGCTTTGGAGGCTCTTTTGAAGAGTTCGTTCGGTCCAGCTATTCAGCTTGATTTCGAGCTGGTGGAAGGAGACGAGGCGATGCCAGCCGCATCGGAGTCGGCTCTCTATCGCTGCGCTCAGGAGGCTTTGACCAACGTGAGGAAGCACGCGGACGCGTCGCAAGTGAGCTTAAGCTTGGACCTTTCGGAGCGGCAAAAGGTGAGACTGGAAGTCTGTGACAACGGAAAAGGCTGCTCGGGAACCTCTGGCGGTTTCGGAATCATGGGAATTCGGGAGCGTATCCAACTTTTGGATGGAGAGGTTTCCTTTTATACTTCGCCCGGTAACGGTTTTCGGCTAAGCATTTCCCTACCACGATGA
- the kdsA gene encoding 3-deoxy-8-phosphooctulonate synthase has protein sequence MSKLIEIGNIKCGNEQPFTLLAGMNVLESRDLALEIASEYKRVTDKLGIPYVFKASFDKANRSSINSFRGPGMEKGLEILAEIKETFGVPLITDVHEPHQAAPVAEVCDIIQLPAFLCRQTDLVVAMAKTGAIINVKKAQFLAPREMGHIIKKLNEAGNDRVMLCERGSSFGYNNLVVDMLGFGIMKEFGYPVIFDVTHSLQIPGGTSTAAGGRRRQVFDLAKAGMSVGIAGLFLEAHPDPDNAKCDGPCALPLNRLEGFLEQMKQIDDLVKSQAAIEVD, from the coding sequence ATGTCCAAGCTTATCGAAATCGGAAACATCAAGTGTGGCAACGAGCAGCCTTTTACGCTCCTCGCAGGCATGAACGTGCTCGAATCGCGCGATCTGGCCCTGGAAATTGCAAGCGAGTACAAGCGGGTTACCGACAAGCTTGGCATTCCGTACGTTTTCAAGGCGTCCTTCGACAAGGCGAACCGATCCTCCATCAACAGCTTTCGTGGCCCTGGGATGGAAAAGGGCTTGGAGATATTGGCCGAGATCAAGGAAACCTTTGGCGTTCCGCTTATCACTGACGTGCACGAACCGCATCAGGCAGCTCCGGTGGCCGAGGTTTGCGACATCATCCAGCTCCCCGCGTTTCTCTGCCGCCAAACGGACCTAGTGGTGGCGATGGCCAAAACGGGCGCGATCATCAACGTGAAGAAGGCGCAGTTCCTCGCTCCGCGCGAAATGGGGCACATCATCAAAAAGCTCAATGAGGCGGGCAACGACCGGGTGATGCTTTGCGAGCGTGGTTCCAGCTTTGGCTACAACAACCTGGTGGTGGACATGTTGGGCTTTGGTATCATGAAGGAGTTCGGGTATCCAGTGATCTTCGACGTAACGCATTCGCTGCAAATTCCCGGGGGGACTTCGACGGCAGCGGGCGGGCGTCGCCGACAAGTTTTCGACTTGGCGAAAGCTGGCATGTCAGTGGGAATCGCAGGGCTTTTCTTGGAGGCTCACCCGGACCCGGACAATGCCAAGTGCGACGGTCCTTGCGCTTTGCCTTTGAATCGCCTCGAAGGCTTCCTCGAGCAGATGAAGCAGATCGACGACTTGGTAAAGAGCCAGGCGGCGATCGAGGTCGACTAG
- the orn gene encoding oligoribonuclease, translated as MSKRRYFWIDLEMTGLDPAKDRIVEAAVIITNKQLEPVFEWESPVRQPPEVLDSMNDWCKHHHAASGLLDRIQDGITEKELDEKLCEIALKYFKKKNPCVIAGNSIAQDRKFIDAYLPNFSNRLHYRMLDVSSFKIVFREMLGREFKKENTHRAIDDIRESIAELQHYMSAIDASNLPPIDNTPKPQEPAASE; from the coding sequence ATGTCCAAACGCCGCTACTTCTGGATAGACTTGGAGATGACCGGACTCGACCCGGCCAAAGACCGAATCGTCGAAGCCGCCGTGATCATCACCAACAAACAGCTCGAGCCTGTATTCGAATGGGAAAGCCCCGTACGCCAGCCACCGGAGGTCCTCGACAGCATGAACGACTGGTGCAAGCACCACCATGCCGCCAGCGGGTTGCTCGACCGTATCCAAGACGGAATTACAGAAAAAGAGCTCGACGAAAAGCTGTGCGAAATCGCCCTCAAGTACTTCAAGAAGAAAAATCCCTGCGTCATCGCCGGCAACTCGATCGCTCAAGACCGTAAATTCATCGACGCTTACCTCCCCAACTTCTCCAACCGCCTGCACTACCGCATGCTCGACGTCTCCAGCTTCAAAATCGTATTCCGAGAAATGCTGGGGCGCGAATTCAAGAAGGAGAACACTCACCGCGCCATCGACGACATACGCGAATCCATTGCCGAGCTGCAGCATTACATGAGCGCCATCGACGCCTCGAACTTGCCGCCCATCGACAATACGCCCAAGCCCCAGGAGCCCGCAGCCAGCGAATGA
- a CDS encoding S41 family peptidase: protein MRRIASQAAVLLSLALACLPLVSAAPQSELSLRQKERLIEAIGKRLSSRAYAFETDFGQWESLAKDRWHEIEKAETKEELATVLGEALDSFDLSHLGLFAPSTVKDRRSGKRSGMGITIHPLEDRMGGLISYVLADSPASRCGLEKGDILTHIDGEPMLEIKQLAGTSGQKRQITWLRGGQEMSCEIEYASFSLSEPSSLTWIREDVALIRVQSFLPKFYKAGRINKFFRQARNAKGIIIDLRNNRGGLSFYSRHLASKIASPETTFASLADNKSENQGKKRRTVRPLPLSKNYEGEVVVLVDSLSASAADIVPAFVSENELGTVIGQRTSGALQLAKSYPLPYGFRIYLPIAEMLTPNGLRLEGVGLEPDIALSLEETIDDSKILTTALQTIDRTQEGSE from the coding sequence ATGAGGCGTATCGCAAGCCAGGCAGCCGTCCTTTTGAGTCTCGCTCTCGCGTGCTTGCCCCTTGTCAGCGCCGCTCCGCAAAGCGAGCTCAGCTTGCGCCAAAAAGAACGCCTGATTGAAGCCATCGGCAAGAGGCTTTCTTCCAGAGCCTACGCCTTCGAAACCGACTTCGGCCAGTGGGAGAGCTTGGCGAAAGATCGTTGGCACGAAATCGAGAAAGCGGAAACCAAGGAAGAGCTCGCAACAGTCCTCGGCGAAGCTCTCGACAGTTTCGACCTATCGCACCTCGGCCTTTTTGCCCCGAGCACCGTAAAAGACAGACGATCCGGCAAGCGTTCGGGCATGGGCATAACGATCCATCCCCTGGAGGACAGGATGGGTGGACTCATCAGCTACGTGCTAGCAGACAGCCCTGCCTCTCGCTGCGGACTGGAAAAAGGCGACATCCTTACCCACATCGACGGAGAGCCCATGCTGGAGATCAAGCAATTGGCCGGCACTTCCGGACAAAAGAGGCAAATCACATGGCTTCGCGGCGGGCAGGAGATGTCCTGCGAAATCGAATACGCGAGCTTTTCGCTGTCCGAACCCAGCTCGCTCACTTGGATCCGCGAGGACGTCGCCTTGATTCGGGTGCAAAGCTTCCTCCCCAAATTCTACAAGGCTGGCCGCATCAACAAATTCTTTCGCCAAGCGAGAAACGCCAAAGGAATCATCATCGACCTGAGAAACAATCGCGGAGGGCTTTCCTTCTACTCAAGACACCTCGCCTCGAAAATCGCGTCGCCCGAAACAACATTTGCCTCACTGGCCGACAACAAAAGCGAGAACCAAGGAAAGAAGCGAAGGACCGTTCGCCCTCTCCCTCTTTCCAAGAACTACGAAGGCGAAGTCGTAGTGCTCGTCGATTCGCTTTCCGCCAGCGCCGCGGATATCGTGCCCGCTTTCGTTTCGGAAAACGAGCTCGGCACCGTCATCGGGCAACGAACGAGCGGAGCCCTGCAGCTCGCTAAAAGCTATCCGCTTCCCTACGGCTTCCGCATCTACTTGCCGATCGCAGAGATGCTCACGCCCAACGGGCTACGACTCGAAGGCGTAGGGCTCGAGCCTGACATAGCGCTAAGCCTAGAGGAGACGATCGACGACAGTAAGATTCTGACAACGGCGCTCCAAACCATCGACCGCACTCAAGAAGGCTCAGAATAG
- a CDS encoding tetratricopeptide repeat protein — MPEVSLKELDARVRKQFSNARTAVERGNFEYCVEICSSLLLENPGCLEIRELLRQAQQSVFTKRGRGWLQRFVCKLEAGLVVMYGKPYLKKDAALAMAYGERALTRDPLHEGALSLVAAGAESLGFYETAVFCLKKIYERETKDLALMQRYCEALIKVGETNQAVAIAEQLKRMKPDSSIIQELVKSASVAHSINKGKWAEEEQDFRSKLKDEELSDALEQQNRIIQDAQGARVRARELIDEIHEDPQNLDLYKQIVKAYLYADDYREALAWLDKAALLPQSESDIALKHLRSEIMIKATELELSKLHSESGPAPVERIEKLEAELEVLKLEESRKMVEQFPNDYAQRLNFGELLLAAGKVDEAIKEFQVAQRGTSLKQRSCVMLGRSFSKKRLYDLALEQFDKAIADSHGMDNFKKDVLYSSAQCCESLGKREEAIRRYKLIYANDISFRDVARKIDGFYSEPS, encoded by the coding sequence ATGCCTGAAGTTTCCCTCAAGGAATTAGACGCGAGAGTTCGCAAGCAGTTCAGCAATGCCCGAACTGCGGTGGAACGTGGGAACTTCGAGTATTGCGTTGAAATTTGCTCGTCTCTTTTGCTGGAGAATCCTGGGTGCCTGGAGATTCGGGAATTGCTCAGGCAGGCTCAGCAGAGTGTATTCACGAAGCGGGGACGTGGGTGGTTGCAGCGTTTCGTTTGCAAGCTTGAAGCGGGACTTGTCGTCATGTACGGGAAACCGTATCTGAAAAAGGATGCCGCGTTGGCGATGGCTTACGGAGAGCGTGCACTGACGCGCGATCCGCTGCACGAGGGCGCTTTGTCGCTTGTGGCAGCGGGCGCGGAGTCATTGGGGTTTTACGAGACGGCGGTCTTTTGCCTGAAGAAGATCTACGAAAGGGAGACCAAGGACCTCGCTCTGATGCAGCGCTATTGCGAAGCCTTGATCAAGGTTGGAGAGACCAATCAAGCGGTTGCGATCGCCGAGCAACTGAAGCGGATGAAGCCGGACAGCTCCATAATCCAAGAGCTGGTGAAGTCGGCTTCCGTCGCTCACTCAATCAACAAGGGGAAATGGGCCGAAGAGGAGCAGGACTTTCGTTCCAAGCTTAAGGACGAGGAGCTCTCGGACGCCTTGGAGCAACAAAATCGCATCATTCAAGATGCCCAAGGCGCCAGGGTCCGCGCCCGTGAGCTGATCGACGAAATTCACGAGGATCCGCAGAATCTCGATCTCTACAAGCAAATCGTCAAAGCCTACCTGTACGCGGACGATTATCGGGAGGCCTTGGCTTGGCTCGACAAGGCGGCCCTGCTTCCGCAGTCGGAATCCGATATCGCTCTCAAGCATTTGCGCAGCGAGATCATGATCAAGGCCACGGAATTGGAGCTGAGCAAGTTGCACAGCGAATCGGGGCCTGCCCCGGTCGAGCGTATTGAAAAGCTGGAGGCGGAGCTTGAAGTTTTGAAGCTGGAAGAGTCGCGGAAAATGGTGGAGCAGTTTCCCAACGACTATGCCCAGCGCTTGAACTTCGGCGAGCTGCTCCTTGCTGCGGGCAAGGTGGACGAGGCGATCAAAGAGTTTCAAGTTGCCCAGCGGGGAACGAGCTTGAAGCAGCGCTCCTGCGTGATGTTGGGACGAAGCTTTTCCAAGAAGCGATTGTACGACCTGGCTTTGGAGCAGTTCGACAAGGCGATCGCTGATTCGCACGGCATGGACAATTTCAAGAAAGACGTGCTTTACTCGTCAGCTCAATGTTGCGAATCGCTGGGCAAGCGGGAAGAAGCGATTCGCCGTTACAAGCTGATCTACGCCAACGACATTTCGTTTCGCGACGTAGCCCGGAAGATCGATGGGTTCTATTCTGAGCCTTCTTGA
- a CDS encoding phosphoglucosamine mutase, with protein MSLKHFGTDGIRGQYGSAVLNDEIAYRAGKAAVRVARERLSASDPLVVVGRDTRVSGVALLKAFAAGVVGEGGTVLDLGVAPTPCVAFAARVSDAVLACSITASHNPACDNGIKFFEGSGVKPSEALEQALDDAVGDVSANGFDAGAEVSLEDGSSLRHRYQEAVIAAFPPKLLVGKRVAMDCANGAMSEIAPAVFRELGADLVVVADQPDGTNINAGVGSECPESLGALYSVGDYDYGFAFDGDGDRLVMFDERGEKIAGEALLASLAIDAKDRSELPGDTLVTTVQSNLGLDAALKGRGIKTERTDVGDKHIARLMLRDGYQLGGEESGHLVVGKFAVTGDGLVAAVAMADAVGRSGAGVSSLASVYAAFPQISKAFRIVEKTPLPECPKIAACIEKLDSELGEDGRLLVRYSGTEPKIRLLVEARTDAAVKAAFDELLAAVEADLELV; from the coding sequence ATGAGTTTAAAGCATTTTGGAACAGACGGGATTCGCGGCCAATACGGCAGCGCGGTTCTCAACGACGAAATAGCCTATCGCGCTGGCAAAGCGGCCGTGCGAGTGGCTCGGGAAAGGCTGTCGGCCTCGGATCCGCTAGTTGTAGTGGGACGGGACACCCGGGTGTCGGGAGTAGCGCTGTTAAAAGCGTTCGCAGCGGGGGTCGTCGGGGAGGGCGGTACTGTGCTCGACCTCGGTGTCGCTCCCACTCCTTGCGTTGCCTTTGCGGCGCGGGTCAGCGATGCGGTTTTGGCCTGCTCTATCACCGCCTCGCACAATCCTGCCTGCGACAATGGAATCAAGTTTTTCGAAGGGAGCGGCGTCAAGCCCTCGGAAGCGCTGGAGCAAGCGCTCGACGACGCGGTGGGCGACGTTTCAGCGAATGGATTCGATGCCGGTGCTGAGGTATCGTTGGAGGATGGGAGCTCCTTGCGTCATCGGTACCAAGAAGCTGTCATCGCAGCCTTTCCGCCGAAGCTGCTCGTTGGAAAGCGAGTGGCGATGGATTGCGCGAATGGAGCAATGTCAGAGATTGCTCCGGCAGTTTTTCGCGAGCTAGGGGCGGACCTTGTTGTGGTCGCCGACCAGCCGGACGGTACCAATATCAACGCTGGCGTAGGCAGCGAATGTCCGGAGTCGCTTGGCGCTTTGTATTCAGTTGGCGATTACGACTATGGCTTTGCCTTCGATGGAGATGGCGATCGTCTCGTCATGTTCGATGAGCGCGGTGAAAAAATCGCAGGCGAAGCCTTGCTAGCTTCCTTGGCAATCGATGCGAAGGATCGTTCGGAATTGCCCGGCGATACGCTTGTTACCACGGTGCAGAGCAACCTCGGGCTCGACGCGGCTCTCAAAGGGAGGGGAATCAAGACTGAACGCACGGACGTGGGTGACAAGCACATCGCTCGTTTGATGTTGCGTGACGGCTACCAGCTTGGAGGAGAAGAGTCTGGGCATCTTGTCGTGGGAAAGTTTGCGGTCACGGGGGATGGTCTGGTAGCGGCGGTTGCGATGGCGGACGCCGTTGGGCGATCCGGAGCCGGTGTTTCGTCGCTAGCGAGCGTTTACGCTGCGTTTCCTCAAATTTCGAAGGCGTTTAGAATTGTCGAGAAGACGCCGCTTCCAGAATGTCCGAAAATAGCCGCTTGTATCGAGAAGTTGGATTCCGAGCTCGGAGAAGATGGCCGTCTGCTGGTTCGTTACTCCGGGACCGAGCCCAAGATTAGGCTTCTGGTGGAGGCCCGAACCGATGCTGCGGTGAAGGCTGCATTCGACGAACTGCTCGCTGCGGTTGAGGCCGACCTAGAGTTGGTCTAG